The following are from one region of the Tenacibaculum dicentrarchi genome:
- the pheT gene encoding phenylalanine--tRNA ligase subunit beta — protein MKISYNWLRQFLQTDWEAEKTGELLTDLGLEVEGIATVESIKGSLKGIVVGEVKTCEKHPNADKLKITTVDLGDGNPIQIVCGAPNVAAGQKVPVATVGTILYDEKGESFKIKKGKIRGEESFGMICAEDELGLGKGHDGIMVLDANLVAGTPCAEVFKIETDYVFEIGLTPNRADAMSHFGVARDLRAGLMHQGTNLELISPSVSDFHVDERTLKVDIEVEDKNLVPRYCGITITDVEIKDSPEWIQNRLKAIGIVPKNNIVDITNYVLHELGQPLHAFDSQKIRGNKVVVKTLEEGTKFTTLDDVERELSADDIMICDADDNPLCIAGVFGGAKSGVTEHTTSIFLESAYFNPVSIRKTAKRHALNTDASFRFERGIDINLTEYALKRAALLIEEYAGGKMSSDVLSFYPKKIKGFEVFLSFENTYKLIGQEIPKETIKNILASLEIKINSVTEGGLGLTIPSYRVDVQREADIIEEILRVYGYNNIEFSHKLNTSISFDSDKNVKVENIVANQLTSLGFNETMANSLTKADYVALSDTLNEAQNVEILNPLSNDLKVMRQSLLFSGLESVSYNINRKNNALKFYEFGKTYHKYESGYQEDKHLTLLVTGNRTKDSWKVTSENADFFYLKGIVTSLFSRLGFDNLKTSPAKSDIFSEGLTLSLGKTKLVEFGVLKTSILKEFSIKQEVLFADFNWQNILTLVGNKKIKITEFTKFPAVKRDLALLLDNKVTFKEIYNLAFQSEKKLLKEVDLFDVYQGDKLPDGKKSYAVSFVLQDENKTLADKQIDKIMQKLQATFEKNLEAVLR, from the coding sequence ATGAAGATATCATACAATTGGTTGCGCCAATTTTTACAAACGGACTGGGAAGCTGAAAAAACAGGAGAGTTATTAACTGACTTAGGTTTAGAAGTAGAAGGAATTGCAACTGTAGAAAGCATCAAAGGAAGCTTAAAAGGCATTGTAGTTGGTGAAGTAAAAACATGTGAAAAGCATCCAAATGCTGATAAATTAAAAATAACTACTGTTGATTTAGGCGATGGAAATCCGATTCAAATAGTCTGTGGTGCACCAAATGTAGCTGCTGGGCAAAAAGTGCCTGTTGCCACTGTTGGTACTATTTTATATGATGAAAAAGGGGAGAGCTTTAAAATTAAAAAAGGAAAAATAAGAGGCGAAGAAAGTTTCGGGATGATTTGTGCTGAAGACGAATTAGGTTTAGGTAAAGGTCATGACGGAATTATGGTTTTAGATGCTAATTTAGTTGCAGGAACTCCATGTGCTGAGGTTTTTAAAATAGAAACTGATTATGTTTTTGAAATTGGCTTAACCCCAAACCGTGCCGATGCCATGAGTCATTTTGGTGTCGCTCGTGATTTGCGTGCAGGATTAATGCACCAAGGAACAAATTTAGAATTAATTTCGCCTTCGGTTTCTGATTTTCATGTAGATGAACGCACTCTTAAAGTTGATATTGAGGTTGAAGATAAAAACCTTGTGCCTCGTTATTGTGGAATTACCATTACTGATGTTGAAATAAAAGACTCTCCTGAGTGGATTCAAAACAGGTTAAAAGCTATTGGAATTGTACCTAAAAATAATATTGTTGATATTACAAACTATGTTTTACATGAGTTAGGTCAACCATTACATGCTTTTGATTCTCAAAAAATTAGAGGTAATAAAGTTGTTGTAAAAACATTAGAAGAGGGAACAAAATTTACAACTTTAGACGATGTAGAAAGAGAATTATCAGCTGATGATATTATGATTTGTGATGCTGATGACAATCCATTGTGTATTGCAGGTGTTTTTGGAGGAGCAAAATCGGGCGTTACCGAACATACTACCAGTATTTTCTTAGAAAGTGCTTATTTTAATCCGGTATCTATTCGTAAAACAGCAAAAAGACACGCTTTAAATACCGATGCTTCTTTTCGTTTTGAACGAGGAATTGATATCAATTTAACAGAATATGCTTTAAAACGTGCAGCTTTATTAATTGAAGAATATGCAGGAGGAAAAATGTCTTCAGATGTTTTATCTTTTTATCCAAAGAAAATAAAAGGTTTTGAAGTCTTTTTATCTTTTGAAAACACCTATAAATTAATAGGACAGGAAATTCCAAAAGAAACTATTAAAAATATTTTAGCTTCTTTAGAAATTAAAATAAATAGTGTAACTGAAGGAGGTCTAGGATTAACAATTCCTTCGTACCGAGTAGATGTACAGCGTGAAGCCGATATTATTGAAGAAATTTTAAGAGTTTACGGGTATAATAATATTGAGTTTTCTCATAAATTAAATACCTCTATTTCTTTTGATAGCGATAAAAATGTTAAAGTAGAAAATATTGTTGCAAATCAGTTAACTTCTTTAGGGTTTAACGAAACAATGGCAAATTCTTTAACAAAGGCTGATTATGTAGCTTTATCTGATACATTGAATGAAGCACAAAATGTTGAAATTTTAAATCCGTTAAGTAACGATTTAAAAGTGATGCGTCAATCATTATTATTTAGTGGTTTAGAATCTGTTTCTTATAATATAAACAGAAAAAATAATGCGTTGAAATTTTATGAATTTGGGAAAACCTATCATAAATATGAAAGCGGATATCAAGAAGATAAACATTTAACTTTACTTGTTACTGGTAACAGAACAAAAGATAGCTGGAAAGTAACTTCTGAAAACGCAGATTTCTTTTATTTAAAAGGAATTGTAACCTCATTATTTAGTAGGTTAGGGTTTGATAATTTAAAAACATCACCTGCAAAATCAGATATTTTTTCAGAAGGATTAACATTGAGTTTAGGTAAAACTAAATTAGTAGAATTTGGGGTTTTAAAAACAAGTATTTTAAAAGAATTTTCTATTAAACAAGAAGTATTATTTGCCGATTTTAACTGGCAAAATATTTTAACCTTAGTAGGAAATAAGAAAATTAAAATTACTGAGTTTACAAAATTTCCAGCGGTAAAACGTGATTTAGCTTTGTTATTAGATAATAAAGTAACATTTAAAGAAATTTATAATTTGGCTTTTCAATCAGAGAAGAAATTATTGAAAGAGGTAGATTTATTTGATGTATATCAAGGTGATAAATTACCTGATGGTAAAAAATCATATGCTGTGAGTTTTGTTTTACAAGATGAAAATAAAACACTTGCCGATAAACAGATTGATAAAATAATGCAAAAATTACAAGCAACTTTTGAAAAGAATTTAGAAGC
- a CDS encoding endonuclease: MKKLLPFFLLMLSVSIFSQIPSYYNDIDLSLTNTALKDALSTKIISTQQVNLSYSPGVWNALKQSDLDITDNSKVVLIYGYDNTDANYVTDITRSKDANGGSAGTQWNREHVYPKSLGTPNLGTSGSGADIHHLRPADISFNSQRSSKKFVAGSGNAGSVSGGWYPGDQWKGDVARMMMYMYLRYGNQCLPSNVAIGSANPLDSNMINLLLEWNVEDPVSDFEKQRNPIIESIQGNRNPFIDNPAFATQIWGGPQAENLFENTNNDSNTTTDTDTSSEENNTPTTEIPTTTSITVADLFITEYIEGSSNNKALEIANFTGNAINLEGYSLKKASNGGGWTNTLTLSGVLNNQKMYVIANNSATSALKNKAQLLDTSVLSFNGNDAIGLFKENILIDVIGNPSSSVVFAKDKTLQRKASIKQASTVYDASQWNILSKDTFDGVSNHVLDANAPTTPNIEEEVKEEVAVTYCVSKGKNANYEYIDNVVIGGISNATKSNGGYADFTAQTASLNYGNNELIVSAGFSSEAYTEFWKVWIDFNKNGVFENDEQVVSGSSSSAGNLSSNIYVPSSVLTGKTRMRVSMKWDAKATACETFSHGEVEDYTVTIGQSQRKELYNTSKNIFISAEKLGNQTPIFSANFYPNPAVNFINIQVLDNRNAQFRIINMNGQTVLKGQINHDTINVSNLDKGIYILEINDNQKIITKKFIKK; the protein is encoded by the coding sequence ATGAAAAAATTATTACCCTTCTTTTTACTGATGTTATCAGTTTCAATATTTTCTCAAATTCCGTCTTATTATAATGATATAGACTTAAGCTTAACAAATACGGCATTAAAAGATGCTTTATCAACAAAAATAATTAGTACACAACAAGTTAATTTATCGTATAGCCCTGGTGTATGGAATGCTTTAAAACAATCAGATTTAGATATTACAGATAATTCAAAAGTTGTTTTAATTTACGGATATGATAATACCGATGCAAATTACGTTACCGATATCACACGAAGTAAAGATGCAAATGGTGGTTCTGCTGGTACACAATGGAACAGAGAACATGTATATCCGAAGTCATTAGGAACGCCTAATTTAGGAACTTCTGGTTCAGGAGCCGATATTCATCATTTAAGACCAGCCGATATTTCTTTTAATTCGCAAAGAAGTAGTAAAAAATTTGTTGCAGGTTCAGGAAACGCAGGAAGTGTTTCTGGCGGATGGTATCCTGGTGATCAGTGGAAAGGAGATGTTGCTCGCATGATGATGTACATGTATCTTCGTTACGGAAATCAATGTTTACCTAGCAATGTTGCTATTGGGTCGGCTAATCCATTAGACTCTAACATGATTAATTTATTATTAGAATGGAATGTAGAAGACCCTGTTTCTGATTTTGAAAAACAACGAAACCCTATTATAGAATCAATACAAGGAAACAGAAATCCGTTTATTGACAATCCTGCTTTTGCAACCCAAATTTGGGGAGGACCTCAAGCAGAAAATTTATTTGAAAACACAAATAACGATTCAAATACAACAACAGATACAGATACTTCTTCTGAAGAAAATAATACACCTACAACAGAAATACCTACAACTACATCAATTACAGTTGCCGATTTATTTATTACAGAATATATAGAAGGTTCATCAAATAATAAAGCTTTAGAAATTGCAAATTTTACAGGAAATGCAATTAATTTAGAAGGATATTCATTAAAGAAAGCCTCTAACGGGGGCGGATGGACAAACACTCTAACATTAAGCGGTGTTTTAAATAATCAAAAAATGTATGTAATTGCTAATAATAGTGCTACTTCAGCCTTAAAAAACAAGGCACAGTTATTAGATACAAGCGTGTTATCGTTTAACGGAAATGATGCTATTGGTTTATTTAAAGAGAATATTCTTATTGATGTTATTGGAAACCCTAGTAGTTCAGTTGTTTTTGCTAAAGATAAAACCTTACAGCGAAAAGCTAGCATTAAACAAGCAAGTACTGTTTATGACGCTTCTCAGTGGAATATTCTTTCTAAAGATACTTTTGACGGGGTATCAAATCATGTTTTAGATGCTAATGCTCCTACTACCCCAAATATCGAAGAAGAAGTTAAAGAAGAAGTTGCTGTTACTTATTGCGTTTCAAAAGGAAAAAATGCAAATTATGAATATATAGACAATGTGGTAATCGGCGGAATTTCTAATGCTACCAAGTCAAATGGTGGTTATGCTGATTTTACAGCACAAACAGCTAGTTTAAATTATGGGAATAATGAACTTATTGTAAGTGCAGGTTTTTCAAGCGAAGCATACACTGAATTTTGGAAAGTTTGGATTGACTTTAATAAAAATGGTGTTTTTGAAAATGATGAACAAGTGGTTAGCGGATCATCATCAAGTGCGGGTAATTTATCTTCTAATATTTACGTACCTTCTTCTGTGCTAACAGGAAAAACAAGAATGCGTGTTTCTATGAAATGGGATGCTAAAGCAACTGCTTGTGAAACTTTTTCTCATGGTGAAGTAGAAGATTATACCGTAACTATAGGACAAAGTCAGCGAAAAGAATTATATAATACTTCTAAAAATATTTTTATATCAGCTGAAAAATTAGGAAACCAAACACCTATTTTTAGTGCTAACTTTTATCCAAATCCAGCAGTTAATTTTATCAATATTCAAGTTTTAGATAATAGAAATGCACAATTTAGAATTATAAATATGAATGGTCAAACGGTTTTAAAAGGTCAAATAAACCATGATACTATTAATGTTTCTAATTTAGATAAAGGTATTTATATTCTTGAAATTAATGATAATCAAAAAATTATTACTAAGAAATTTATTAAAAAATAA
- a CDS encoding NUDIX hydrolase has translation MIFSDLTNKITQLKNKPLGGLTSQFKLAPKLRIKFPQELIESKNPKKAAVLALFYPDENNQTRFLLTLRATYKGKHSAQVSFPGGKIDKKDTNLKQTALRETFEEVGVSSEEIKIIRQITDTYIPPSNFLVTPFIGFTQEKPAFKANYEVANTIEVLMSDLLNDNNLTSKEMVTSYMKKEAVPCFKLNDYIVWGATAMMLSEIKDLFK, from the coding sequence ATGATTTTTTCTGATTTAACAAATAAAATAACACAGTTAAAAAATAAACCTTTAGGAGGATTAACCTCTCAGTTTAAACTTGCTCCGAAATTAAGAATAAAATTCCCGCAAGAATTAATCGAAAGTAAAAACCCTAAAAAAGCAGCTGTTTTAGCCTTGTTTTATCCTGATGAAAATAATCAAACTCGTTTTTTACTTACATTAAGAGCAACTTATAAAGGTAAACATTCCGCTCAAGTTAGTTTTCCTGGAGGTAAAATAGATAAAAAAGACACCAATCTTAAACAAACAGCTTTAAGAGAAACTTTTGAAGAGGTGGGTGTTTCATCCGAAGAAATTAAAATTATTCGTCAAATTACAGATACCTATATACCTCCTAGTAATTTTTTAGTAACTCCGTTTATAGGTTTTACTCAAGAAAAACCAGCTTTTAAAGCAAATTACGAAGTAGCAAATACAATTGAAGTTTTAATGAGCGACTTGTTAAACGACAATAATTTAACATCAAAAGAAATGGTAACATCATATATGAAAAAAGAAGCTGTACCATGCTTTAAATTAAATGATTATATCGTTTGGGGAGCAACGGCAATGATGTTATCGGAAATTAAAGATTTATTTAAATAG
- a CDS encoding lysophospholipid acyltransferase family protein: MPLLKRNPFGHLLFLKRVLIQALGIISHGRYRKFNQLKIEGSEILRNLPDKNVLFISNHQTYFADVAAMFHVFNASLKGRDDNLKNIGYLWKPKLNIYYIAAGETMRAGLLPKIFAYAGSISVERTWRSKGKDVKRQVKMSDISNISKALDDGWVITFPQGTTTPFKPVRRGTAHIIKTYKPVVVPIVIDGFRRSFDKKGLVIKKRNVLQSMVIKEPLKIDYENEEVASIIEKIEYAIEQHPSFLKVLTPKELKEQEEFIEKRRSWVDKDTKNKKDEEE, from the coding sequence ATGCCTTTATTAAAAAGGAATCCTTTCGGACATCTATTGTTCTTGAAAAGGGTTCTTATTCAAGCACTTGGTATAATTTCTCATGGAAGATACCGAAAATTTAACCAACTAAAAATCGAAGGGTCTGAAATTTTAAGAAATCTTCCAGACAAAAACGTATTATTTATTTCTAATCATCAAACTTATTTTGCTGACGTAGCTGCAATGTTTCATGTTTTTAATGCCTCTTTAAAAGGGCGTGACGATAATCTTAAAAATATTGGTTATTTATGGAAACCAAAATTAAACATCTATTATATAGCCGCTGGTGAAACTATGCGAGCAGGATTATTACCTAAAATATTTGCTTATGCAGGCTCTATTTCGGTTGAAAGAACATGGCGAAGCAAAGGAAAAGATGTAAAAAGACAAGTGAAAATGTCGGATATTTCAAATATTAGCAAAGCTTTAGATGATGGATGGGTTATTACCTTTCCTCAAGGAACAACAACTCCTTTTAAACCTGTACGTCGTGGTACTGCTCATATTATAAAAACCTACAAACCCGTTGTAGTGCCTATTGTTATTGATGGTTTTAGACGTTCTTTTGATAAAAAAGGATTGGTAATTAAAAAACGTAATGTTTTACAATCAATGGTAATTAAAGAACCTTTAAAAATTGATTACGAAAACGAAGAAGTAGCAAGTATTATTGAAAAAATTGAATACGCTATAGAGCAACATCCTTCTTTTTTAAAGGTTTTAACACCTAAAGAATTAAAAGAACAAGAAGAGTTTATTGAAAAACGTCGTTCATGGGTAGATAAAGATACCAAAAATAAAAAAGACGAAGAAGAATAA
- a CDS encoding M42 family metallopeptidase: MAKTKSILNEKSIDFLAKYLNNAAPTGYEWEGQKIWMDYLKPYVDEFITDTYGSAVGIINPDAKYKVVIEGHADEISWYVNYISDDGLIYVVRNGGSDHQIAPSKIVNIHTDNGIVKGVFGWPAIHTRNKANEEAPKPDNIFIDTGCATKEEVEKLGVHVGCVITYPDEFHILNGDKFVCRALDNRMGGFMIAEVARLLKENKKELPFGLYITNSVQEEIGLRGAEMISHTIKPNVAIVTDVTHDTTTPMINQKKEGLLEMGKGPVVAYAPAVQQRLRDLIIDTAKEKNIPFQRSALSRATGTDTDAFAYSNGGVASALISLPLRYMHTTVEMVHRDDVENVIKMIYESLLKIEYGEDFSYFK, translated from the coding sequence ATGGCTAAAACTAAATCAATTTTAAACGAGAAATCAATCGATTTCTTAGCTAAATACCTAAATAACGCTGCTCCTACTGGTTACGAATGGGAAGGACAGAAAATTTGGATGGACTATTTAAAGCCATATGTAGATGAATTTATTACCGATACTTATGGTTCTGCTGTAGGTATTATTAACCCTGATGCTAAATATAAGGTGGTTATTGAAGGGCATGCCGATGAAATTTCATGGTATGTAAATTATATTTCAGATGATGGATTAATTTATGTAGTTCGCAATGGTGGTTCTGACCATCAAATTGCACCTAGTAAAATTGTAAACATCCATACCGATAACGGAATTGTAAAAGGTGTTTTTGGATGGCCAGCAATTCATACTCGTAATAAAGCAAATGAAGAAGCACCTAAACCTGATAATATTTTTATTGATACAGGATGCGCTACAAAAGAAGAAGTTGAAAAATTAGGCGTTCACGTTGGTTGTGTTATTACTTACCCAGATGAATTCCATATTTTAAATGGTGATAAATTTGTATGTCGTGCTTTAGACAACAGAATGGGTGGGTTTATGATTGCCGAAGTTGCTCGCTTGTTAAAAGAGAACAAAAAAGAATTACCTTTCGGTTTATATATTACAAATTCTGTTCAAGAAGAAATTGGTTTACGTGGTGCTGAAATGATTTCACACACCATAAAACCAAATGTAGCAATTGTTACCGATGTAACACACGATACAACTACCCCAATGATTAATCAGAAGAAAGAAGGGCTTTTAGAAATGGGGAAAGGTCCTGTAGTTGCCTATGCTCCTGCTGTGCAACAAAGATTACGTGATTTAATTATTGATACTGCTAAAGAAAAAAATATTCCTTTTCAACGTTCGGCATTATCAAGAGCCACAGGAACAGATACCGATGCTTTTGCTTATAGTAACGGAGGGGTCGCTTCGGCATTAATTTCTTTACCATTACGTTATATGCACACAACCGTTGAAATGGTACATCGTGATGATGTTGAAAATGTAATTAAAATGATTTACGAAAGTTTATTAAAAATAGAATACGGAGAAGATTTTTCGTATTTTAAATAA
- a CDS encoding energy transducer TonB — MKNFILLIFLFAFQLNFSQNKKVCLSNEEDSLEDVNQISVKNKCKVSGFKRHLSVKRARKTRSTKNKKSILNDKNSTSNTKNVTKIKEELASLASSIIASEKPISFTDIDTVPLFASKQRNTDAFDDFNEKITRHIDTNLKDVAGAEGIVSVSFIIDVNGDVNSIKANSDNSILLEQEAIRIISLLPRFIPGKHDEKKVNVFYNFQMEF, encoded by the coding sequence ATGAAAAATTTTATACTACTTATATTTCTTTTTGCATTTCAGTTAAATTTTAGTCAAAATAAAAAAGTATGTCTTTCTAATGAAGAAGATAGCCTTGAAGATGTTAATCAGATATCGGTAAAAAATAAATGTAAAGTATCGGGGTTTAAGAGGCATTTATCTGTTAAAAGAGCTAGAAAAACAAGAAGTACTAAAAATAAAAAAAGTATTTTAAACGATAAAAATAGCACATCAAATACTAAAAATGTAACGAAAATTAAAGAAGAATTAGCCTCTTTAGCTTCTTCGATAATTGCAAGCGAAAAACCAATTTCTTTTACCGATATAGATACTGTTCCTTTATTTGCTTCAAAACAAAGAAATACAGATGCTTTTGATGATTTTAATGAAAAGATAACACGTCATATTGATACTAATTTAAAGGACGTTGCTGGAGCAGAAGGAATTGTATCTGTAAGTTTTATTATTGATGTTAATGGCGATGTAAATTCTATAAAAGCAAATAGCGATAACAGTATTCTTTTAGAACAAGAAGCAATTAGAATTATATCGTTACTTCCAAGGTTTATACCTGGAAAACACGACGAAAAAAAAGTAAATGTTTTTTATAATTTTCAAATGGAGTTTTAG
- a CDS encoding ATP-dependent DNA helicase, whose protein sequence is MITLASKFYEEVIKSFPYKPTLKQDLLLNKLADFIFDTNNNALFLLKGYAGTGKTTIISSVVNNLEKANKKAVLLAPTGRAAKVISGYSKKKAFTIHKKIYFSKKQGAGTMSFVKQPNKHINTIFIVDEASMISDAQQNSKMFENGSLLDDLISYVYSGKNCKLVFIGDTAQLPPVKLTISPALDADKLSYSFDKNVVEIELDEVVRQQQNSGILANATDLRMLIQYSTTDFQFDVKYPDIIRLEDSYDIQDAITSAYDGNVGVEDTAFIVRSNKRANQYNNQIRREIRGQENEISTGDYVMVVKNNYFWLKESSSAGFIANGDICEVMRINSIKELYGFKFAEVEVRMIDYPDIPNFETVLLLDTLSSENPSLTYAESNKLYEAVKEDFADQTKYKQFMEVKKNKYFNALQVKFSYAMTCHKSQGGQWDTVFIEQPYLPEGPSVEYLRWLYTAVTRAQNKLYLIGFKDDYFL, encoded by the coding sequence ATGATAACATTAGCATCTAAATTTTATGAAGAAGTTATAAAAAGCTTCCCGTATAAACCAACCCTAAAACAAGATTTATTACTCAATAAACTAGCTGATTTTATTTTTGATACCAATAATAACGCCTTATTTTTACTAAAAGGATATGCTGGTACAGGTAAAACAACTATTATAAGTTCAGTAGTTAATAATTTAGAAAAAGCTAATAAAAAAGCTGTTTTGTTAGCTCCCACAGGACGTGCGGCTAAGGTTATTTCTGGCTATTCTAAAAAGAAAGCTTTTACCATACATAAAAAAATATATTTTTCTAAAAAACAAGGGGCTGGCACAATGAGTTTTGTAAAACAGCCCAACAAACATATTAATACCATATTTATAGTTGATGAAGCCTCTATGATTTCTGATGCCCAGCAAAATTCAAAAATGTTTGAAAATGGGTCTTTATTAGACGATTTAATTAGTTATGTGTATTCAGGAAAAAATTGTAAGCTTGTTTTTATAGGAGATACCGCACAATTACCGCCCGTAAAACTAACAATAAGCCCCGCTTTAGATGCCGATAAACTTTCTTATAGTTTCGATAAAAATGTCGTTGAAATTGAATTAGATGAAGTAGTACGTCAGCAACAAAATTCAGGAATTTTAGCAAACGCCACGGATTTGCGTATGTTAATTCAATATAGTACTACCGATTTTCAGTTTGATGTTAAATATCCTGATATTATCCGACTAGAAGATAGTTACGATATTCAAGATGCTATTACATCGGCATATGATGGTAATGTTGGGGTAGAAGATACCGCTTTTATTGTACGTTCAAATAAAAGAGCAAATCAGTATAATAATCAAATTAGAAGGGAAATTCGGGGGCAAGAAAATGAAATTTCTACTGGCGATTATGTAATGGTTGTTAAAAATAATTATTTTTGGCTAAAAGAATCGTCATCGGCAGGTTTTATAGCCAACGGTGATATTTGCGAGGTAATGCGTATTAATTCAATTAAAGAATTATACGGTTTTAAATTTGCTGAAGTTGAAGTTCGAATGATTGATTATCCTGATATTCCAAATTTTGAAACTGTTTTATTGTTAGATACATTATCGAGTGAAAACCCATCTTTAACTTATGCTGAATCAAATAAATTATACGAAGCTGTAAAAGAAGATTTTGCCGACCAAACGAAATATAAACAGTTTATGGAGGTAAAGAAGAATAAGTATTTTAATGCTCTTCAAGTAAAATTTTCTTATGCGATGACCTGTCATAAATCGCAAGGAGGGCAGTGGGATACTGTTTTTATAGAACAACCGTATTTACCCGAAGGACCAAGTGTTGAATATTTACGTTGGTTATACACCGCAGTTACCAGAGCACAAAATAAGCTTTACTTAATCGGTTTTAAAGATGATTATTTTTTGTAA
- a CDS encoding RsmD family RNA methyltransferase, with product MRIISGKYKSRRLSAPKKLPVRPTTDMAKESLFNILNNDYYFDGIAVLDLFAGTGNISYEFASRGTTTIHSVDAHFGCIKFINETAKQLEFDINTYKSDVYKFLEKTGLKSDVIFADPPYDFDQDKFLKIADLVFERNLLNEDGTLIIEHDKHTDLTSHPNHRYDKRYGGNVFSFFNFDESFDDF from the coding sequence ATGAGAATTATTTCAGGAAAATATAAAAGCAGACGGCTTTCTGCTCCTAAAAAATTGCCCGTACGTCCTACAACCGATATGGCTAAAGAGTCATTATTTAATATTTTAAACAACGATTATTATTTTGATGGCATCGCCGTGTTAGATTTGTTTGCGGGTACAGGAAATATCAGTTACGAATTTGCATCAAGAGGAACTACAACTATTCATTCGGTTGATGCACACTTCGGATGTATTAAATTCATCAATGAAACTGCTAAACAACTTGAGTTTGACATTAACACCTATAAAAGTGATGTGTACAAATTCTTAGAAAAAACAGGATTAAAATCGGATGTTATTTTTGCCGACCCGCCATATGATTTTGACCAAGATAAATTTTTAAAAATTGCCGACCTCGTTTTTGAGCGTAACCTTTTAAACGAAGATGGAACGTTAATTATTGAGCATGACAAACATACCGATTTAACAAGCCATCCTAACCACCGTTACGACAAGCGTTATGGAGGAAATGTCTTTAGTTTTTTTAATTTCGATGAATCTTTTGATGATTTTTAA